A section of the Myxococcaceae bacterium genome encodes:
- a CDS encoding AAA family ATPase yields MRYAIGIDDFKQLRTSLDDTGTPLFYCDKSLFIRDVIRDGSAVLLLPRPRRFGKSLNLSMLKYFMGSEEPLFDGLAIEQYPEILAGWRGKFPVVMLGFKGLKADTFENLQASLKTCILDCFEQFAYLSDSKELSDLQHRKLAPFLNGSLDAIQLTNSLKYLTEFLEKHHGQKVWVLIDEYDTPLQHAYLNGFFPEAVALFKQVLGAVLKSNTSLYKAVITGITRISKESLFSDLNNIRVYDITQNAYANYFGFTEEEVEAVCPSEHLSELKSWYNGYSFGKNRLTIYNPWSVLNFLSNDFDLKPYWINTSGNDLIQDCLTADKLPDVHKLIQRESIGIPLEPYTVMSDLRENAYSFWNLLFISGYLTLDAEGKMMIPNREVTYFFEKTVTAWFGGRQKERFLNELLEDLIWGNALELQSKLQQLILETLSFHDVTERKQESFYHGFLLGMTLGLRGRYIVKSNRESGYGRYDLGLYPLNPQKDPGILIEVKMGLEASAGLEQIEEKAYYQDLQTAGCSKIQTYSIAFDGKRVSSLYACKGSDRVLHPLQS; encoded by the coding sequence ATGCGCTACGCGATTGGCATCGATGACTTTAAGCAACTCAGAACTTCGCTGGATGACACAGGAACCCCGCTTTTCTATTGTGATAAAAGTCTTTTTATTCGCGACGTCATCCGAGACGGCTCTGCGGTTCTTTTACTGCCCAGACCCCGGCGTTTTGGCAAATCGTTGAACCTCTCCATGCTCAAGTATTTTATGGGCAGCGAAGAACCTTTGTTTGACGGCCTAGCGATCGAACAATATCCCGAGATTTTAGCCGGCTGGCGCGGTAAATTCCCCGTGGTCATGTTAGGGTTCAAGGGCCTCAAAGCCGACACCTTTGAAAATTTACAAGCTTCTTTGAAGACCTGCATACTCGATTGCTTCGAACAGTTTGCTTATTTGAGTGACTCTAAAGAATTGAGCGACTTGCAGCATCGGAAACTAGCTCCCTTCTTGAATGGGAGTTTGGATGCCATTCAGCTGACGAATTCACTGAAATATCTGACGGAGTTTTTGGAAAAGCACCACGGTCAAAAAGTCTGGGTGCTGATCGACGAGTACGACACGCCCTTGCAACATGCGTACTTAAATGGGTTTTTTCCGGAAGCGGTGGCGTTGTTTAAGCAAGTCCTGGGAGCGGTCCTCAAATCCAATACGTCTTTATACAAGGCGGTGATCACCGGCATTACGCGGATTTCCAAAGAAAGCTTGTTTTCAGACCTGAATAACATTCGAGTTTATGACATTACCCAAAACGCTTATGCAAATTATTTTGGCTTTACGGAAGAAGAAGTAGAAGCCGTTTGTCCATCGGAGCATTTGTCGGAGCTGAAATCCTGGTACAACGGTTATTCGTTTGGGAAGAACCGCCTGACCATCTATAATCCTTGGTCAGTCTTAAACTTCTTGAGCAACGATTTTGATTTAAAGCCCTATTGGATCAACACGTCTGGGAATGATTTGATCCAAGATTGCTTAACGGCCGATAAATTGCCGGATGTACACAAACTCATCCAACGGGAGAGTATCGGTATTCCCCTTGAGCCATACACGGTCATGAGCGACCTGAGAGAAAACGCTTATTCGTTTTGGAATCTATTGTTTATTTCGGGTTACTTAACGCTGGATGCGGAAGGCAAGATGATGATCCCGAACCGAGAGGTGACCTATTTCTTTGAAAAGACGGTGACTGCTTGGTTTGGGGGTAGGCAAAAAGAGCGTTTCTTAAACGAACTCTTAGAAGATTTGATTTGGGGAAATGCTCTTGAGCTGCAAAGTAAATTGCAACAGTTGATTTTGGAAACCCTGAGTTTCCATGATGTCACCGAACGCAAACAAGAATCGTTTTACCACGGTTTCTTGCTAGGCATGACGCTGGGTCTGCGGGGCCGTTACATCGTCAAGTCGAATCGAGAAAGCGGCTACGGGCGTTATGACTTGGGGTTGTACCCCCTAAACCCTCAGAAAGACCCAGGGATTTTGATCGAAGTCAAAATGGGCCTAGAGGCCTCGGCAGGCTTAGAGCAGATTGAAGAGAAAGCCTACTATCAAGACTTACAAACGGCCGGTTGTTCCAAGATCCAGACTTACTCGATTGCGTTCGATGGCAAACGCGTGAGCAGTTTGTACGCATGCAAAGGCAGCGATAGAGTGTTGCACCCACTCCAGAGTTAA
- a CDS encoding bifunctional 5,10-methylenetetrahydrofolate dehydrogenase/5,10-methenyltetrahydrofolate cyclohydrolase, with translation MFGRILDGKRIAEFHLLELKSRIGSAPQKPCLCVIRVGNNPASEVYVARKVKAALAVGIESRSIHLSESSSQADLIQEISLANQDSSIHGILVQLPLPSHLSTQTILQSINPLKDVDGFHPENFGLLSLGAPRFVPCTPKGCLELLKAIPVDLLGKHAVVVGRSNIVGKPMAQLLLNSQATVTVCHKNTLNLAYFTSQADVLIVASGVPGLIGPNHVKEGAIVLDVGINRLSDGKLVGDVHTEQVLPKVSWITPVPGGVGPMTVAMLMENTFRASQL, from the coding sequence ATGTTCGGTCGCATTCTGGATGGAAAACGCATTGCAGAGTTTCATTTGCTGGAGCTTAAAAGTCGAATTGGCTCTGCGCCACAAAAACCCTGCCTCTGCGTGATTCGCGTTGGAAATAACCCTGCTTCCGAAGTCTATGTGGCTCGAAAAGTCAAAGCAGCCTTAGCTGTTGGCATTGAAAGTCGATCCATCCATCTTTCCGAATCGTCGTCTCAGGCCGATTTGATTCAAGAAATCAGCCTGGCCAACCAAGACTCGTCGATTCACGGCATTCTCGTCCAACTGCCCTTGCCGTCTCATCTATCCACCCAAACCATCCTTCAATCCATCAACCCACTCAAAGATGTAGACGGATTTCATCCAGAAAATTTTGGACTTCTCTCCCTGGGAGCTCCGCGTTTTGTGCCTTGCACTCCCAAAGGGTGCCTGGAACTTCTGAAAGCCATTCCGGTCGATTTACTCGGCAAACACGCCGTGGTGGTTGGCCGCAGCAACATTGTTGGCAAACCCATGGCTCAACTCCTTCTGAATTCGCAAGCGACGGTCACTGTTTGTCACAAAAATACGCTTAATCTCGCGTATTTTACCTCTCAAGCCGATGTCTTGATCGTGGCTTCGGGTGTGCCAGGCCTGATCGGGCCAAACCATGTTAAAGAGGGTGCGATTGTTCTCGACGTTGGTATCAACCGCCTCTCAGATGGAAAACTGGTAGGCGATGTGCATACGGAGCAAGTTCTGCCAAAAGTTTCCTGGATAACACCCGTACCGGGCGGTGTAGGTCCGATGACCGTCGCCATGCTGATGGAAAATACGTTTCGAGCCAGCCAGTTATAG
- a CDS encoding ROK family protein has translation MMQIDSKGEAVSERTRTATPRPATPEAVWQCLKKLFRMQAGYDRVSVGFPGVIQSGIVRTAPNLDGDWVGFPLQSEVEKLTHKPARVANDADIQGYGLVSGKGFEMVITLGTGMGAALFMNGVLIPNLELGHHPFRGEKTYEQCLGKKALEKHGVKKWNKYLHEAIVLLSAIFNFDRLYIGGGNAENVSFELPPNVILAHNIAGLTGGVKLWENQAL, from the coding sequence ATGATGCAAATTGATTCCAAAGGCGAGGCCGTTTCCGAGCGGACTCGAACCGCAACTCCCAGGCCAGCGACCCCAGAAGCTGTTTGGCAGTGCCTGAAAAAGCTATTTCGCATGCAGGCTGGCTATGATCGCGTATCGGTTGGTTTTCCAGGGGTGATTCAGTCGGGCATTGTGCGAACGGCTCCTAATTTAGATGGAGACTGGGTCGGTTTTCCTTTGCAAAGTGAAGTGGAAAAATTGACTCATAAGCCCGCACGAGTGGCCAATGACGCAGATATTCAGGGCTATGGTTTGGTCTCCGGCAAAGGGTTTGAGATGGTCATCACCTTGGGCACGGGCATGGGAGCCGCTCTGTTTATGAATGGTGTGTTAATTCCCAATCTCGAGTTGGGCCATCACCCCTTTCGAGGTGAGAAGACTTACGAGCAGTGCCTGGGGAAAAAGGCTCTCGAGAAACACGGAGTTAAGAAATGGAACAAGTATTTGCATGAGGCCATTGTTTTGCTGAGCGCCATCTTCAATTTTGACCGCCTCTACATCGGTGGAGGAAATGCGGAAAATGTGTCTTTTGAGCTGCCTCCCAACGTCATCCTGGCTCATAACATTGCTGGGCTTACGGGTGGGGTAAAGCTCTGGGAAAATCAAGCTCTATAA
- the tkt gene encoding transketolase: protein MQEKRIGILNAQTTINTLRTLAMDAVQKANSGHPGTPMALAPVAYSLWQYCLQYDPANPTWINRDRFVLSNGHASMLLYGLLYLAQVKGSVRLEDIQQFRQLGSRCPGHPEYLHTAGVEVTTGPLGQGLANSVGMALAAQWKAARYNKADFELFNYQVYAICGDGCLMEGISSEAASLAGHLQLPNLCWIYDNNHITIEGSTNLAFTEDVQKRFESYGWVVRHVADANNLEALHHSLTQIRNETKPCLLIVDSQIGYGAPHKQNTAAAHGEPLGQEEIKLTKKAYGWPEEGAFEVPKEALDDFAQGLGARGHAQTQAWDALRSAYAKTYPELATELSLLENQQLPADWDANLPIFPADSQGMAGRAASSKVLNAIAKQIPWFLGGSADLAPSTKTWIEASSPISTGAFEGRNLHFGIREHAMGAILNGLALSHLLPYGSTFFTFSDYLKPSLRLSALMGLPVTYVFTHDSIGVGEDGPTHQPIEHLMALRAIPGFTVLRPADANEVTEAWRSILSARAPTAIILTRQNLPTLDRCRYAPATGVSQGAYVLADSENPQVILMGTGSEVSLCIQAFEILKTQGISSRVVSMPSWEIFARQPAEYRESVFPSALRARVAVEAGATLGWERYVGLDGAILGMHDFGQSAPADVLQSHFGFTASNIVELAHEQIRKPRHRL from the coding sequence ATGCAGGAAAAGCGCATCGGTATTTTAAACGCTCAAACCACCATTAATACACTCAGAACCTTGGCCATGGACGCCGTTCAAAAAGCCAACTCCGGGCACCCAGGAACGCCCATGGCGCTGGCTCCTGTTGCCTACTCTCTTTGGCAATATTGCTTGCAATACGACCCCGCCAACCCTACCTGGATCAATCGAGATCGATTTGTCCTATCCAACGGACACGCTTCCATGCTCCTCTATGGCCTCCTGTATCTTGCCCAGGTTAAAGGCAGCGTTCGCTTGGAAGACATCCAACAATTTCGGCAATTGGGCAGCCGATGCCCCGGGCACCCGGAGTACCTTCACACGGCAGGCGTGGAAGTCACCACCGGCCCCTTAGGTCAAGGGCTCGCCAACAGCGTAGGCATGGCCTTAGCAGCGCAGTGGAAAGCCGCGCGTTACAATAAGGCCGATTTCGAGCTCTTTAACTACCAAGTTTATGCAATTTGTGGCGATGGCTGCCTCATGGAAGGCATCAGCAGCGAAGCGGCTTCCCTCGCCGGTCACTTGCAACTTCCAAACTTGTGTTGGATTTACGATAACAACCACATCACCATCGAAGGCTCCACGAATCTCGCTTTTACGGAAGACGTCCAAAAGCGATTTGAATCGTACGGTTGGGTGGTTCGACACGTCGCGGACGCGAATAACCTGGAAGCTCTTCACCACAGCTTGACTCAAATCCGAAACGAAACGAAACCTTGTTTGCTGATCGTTGACAGCCAAATTGGCTACGGCGCTCCGCACAAGCAAAATACCGCGGCGGCTCACGGAGAGCCTTTGGGTCAAGAAGAAATCAAACTGACCAAAAAAGCTTACGGTTGGCCCGAGGAAGGCGCCTTTGAAGTTCCGAAAGAGGCTTTAGACGATTTTGCTCAAGGGCTCGGGGCCCGAGGACACGCTCAAACACAGGCCTGGGACGCGCTCAGAAGCGCCTACGCAAAAACATATCCCGAATTGGCTACCGAACTAAGCCTTTTGGAAAACCAGCAACTTCCAGCCGACTGGGATGCCAACTTGCCCATTTTTCCAGCCGATTCCCAAGGAATGGCAGGCCGCGCAGCGTCTTCGAAGGTTTTGAACGCCATCGCAAAACAAATACCTTGGTTTTTGGGCGGTTCTGCGGATTTAGCGCCTTCCACCAAGACTTGGATCGAAGCCAGTTCGCCCATCAGCACCGGTGCCTTTGAAGGTCGAAATCTTCATTTTGGAATCCGAGAGCACGCCATGGGCGCTATCCTCAATGGGCTCGCACTCTCACACCTCTTGCCCTACGGGTCGACGTTCTTTACTTTCAGCGACTATCTGAAACCCAGTTTAAGACTCTCTGCACTGATGGGCCTGCCAGTCACCTATGTGTTTACGCACGATTCGATTGGCGTTGGAGAAGACGGCCCCACGCATCAGCCGATTGAGCACCTCATGGCTCTTCGAGCCATCCCCGGATTTACGGTTTTAAGACCCGCCGATGCGAACGAAGTGACCGAGGCCTGGCGCTCTATTTTGAGCGCGAGAGCCCCCACTGCCATCATTTTGACGCGACAAAATTTGCCTACACTGGATCGCTGCCGCTACGCCCCTGCCACTGGAGTTTCGCAAGGAGCCTATGTCTTAGCAGACTCCGAGAACCCACAAGTCATTTTGATGGGGACAGGCAGTGAAGTCTCTTTGTGCATTCAAGCCTTTGAAATACTCAAAACACAAGGGATCTCATCTCGGGTTGTCAGCATGCCCTCCTGGGAAATCTTTGCCCGGCAACCCGCTGAGTATCGAGAATCAGTATTCCCGAGCGCTTTAAGAGCACGCGTTGCGGTGGAAGCCGGCGCCACTTTAGGCTGGGAGCGCTATGTCGGTTTAGACGGAGCCATCTTAGGGATGCACGATTTTGGACAATCGGCTCCTGCTGACGTTTTGCAATCGCATTTTGGATTTACAGCCTCAAACATCGTGGAGCTTGCTCATGAGCAAATACGGAAACCTCGCCATCGCCTCTGA
- the rpiB gene encoding ribose 5-phosphate isomerase B — protein MSKYGNLAIASDHAGYQLKEQLIGFLANDAHILDLGTDHTDAVDYPDFALKLGKAIHEEKARRGILICGSGVGASMAANKISGIRAGLCHDTYSAHQGVEHDHMNVLVLGARVIGLELAKEVVTRFLNATESQDERHLRRLQKMTQLENPT, from the coding sequence ATGAGCAAATACGGAAACCTCGCCATCGCCTCTGATCACGCAGGATACCAACTCAAAGAACAGTTGATTGGCTTTTTGGCCAACGATGCTCATATTCTAGACCTCGGAACGGATCACACCGATGCCGTGGATTACCCCGATTTTGCCCTTAAATTGGGAAAAGCCATCCACGAAGAAAAAGCGCGTCGAGGTATTTTGATTTGTGGAAGCGGCGTCGGTGCTTCGATGGCAGCCAATAAGATCTCAGGCATTCGAGCCGGTCTTTGCCACGATACTTACTCCGCACATCAGGGGGTTGAGCACGATCACATGAATGTACTGGTTTTGGGTGCTCGCGTGATTGGCCTTGAGCTTGCGAAGGAAGTGGTCACGAGATTTTTGAATGCCACCGAATCGCAAGATGAACGGCATTTAAGAAGGCTTCAAAAAATGACTCAATTAGAGAATCCAACTTAA
- a CDS encoding patatin-like phospholipase family protein, whose amino-acid sequence MSTDNRAFIKQLAHLECQIVREQLQGVYRITDAEEAILRWALSLARVSQVWDGGWVPIGTATDLFRTRLYETLIRGRQIGQIQSLLSAERERLLLLYRGRMSETSLDAAVQTRPLGLALSGGGGTSYVFIGAFAALEEAGIRPDAIAGSSMGAILGLYRAFRRSFDLEEMKRMGSRLQWNRLISPTLEGSQFGFPATFRLNLDVLREPFRSPQEPRTLALKELPIPLRVAVSGIADSQWRGLDVPWFNPERALRNRKSSLVKALVQFAKRPLKAIYLGGDELTAEFDVLDAVGFSAAVPGLFHYEVCPQDASMLSLVREMMRQHGVSRLMDGGFSDNLPAAEARRSLVDPFVLSLDGFSPNWKRHWMFLPMMAIAAETSKEGYEASDCVIAYHRVLSPMKVVPSPQDLLRAIQHGRAETEPHIPFLKKMLQPLKNPWKETGTGF is encoded by the coding sequence GTGTCCACAGACAATAGGGCTTTTATCAAGCAGCTCGCCCATCTAGAATGTCAAATTGTTCGAGAACAACTCCAGGGTGTTTACCGAATTACCGATGCAGAAGAGGCTATTTTGCGGTGGGCTCTTTCCTTGGCTCGGGTCTCTCAAGTTTGGGACGGTGGCTGGGTCCCAATCGGAACGGCGACCGATCTGTTTCGTACACGCCTCTATGAAACGCTGATTCGGGGACGGCAGATTGGGCAAATCCAATCGCTTCTGAGCGCTGAGCGAGAGCGTTTGCTTTTGTTGTATCGGGGGCGAATGTCCGAAACTTCGCTCGACGCCGCGGTTCAGACACGGCCATTGGGGTTGGCGCTGTCGGGCGGAGGTGGGACGTCTTATGTTTTCATCGGGGCTTTTGCGGCTTTGGAAGAAGCCGGGATTCGGCCGGATGCCATTGCAGGCAGTTCGATGGGAGCTATCCTAGGCCTTTATCGAGCATTTCGTCGTTCGTTTGATCTCGAAGAGATGAAACGAATGGGGAGTCGATTGCAATGGAATCGTCTCATCTCTCCTACTTTAGAGGGAAGCCAATTCGGTTTTCCGGCGACGTTTCGGCTTAATTTAGACGTTTTGAGAGAACCGTTTCGATCGCCTCAAGAGCCGCGGACTCTCGCTTTGAAAGAACTGCCGATTCCCCTGCGTGTGGCTGTTTCCGGGATCGCGGATTCGCAATGGAGAGGCCTAGATGTTCCGTGGTTTAACCCAGAGCGAGCCCTCAGAAATCGAAAGTCCAGCTTGGTTAAAGCACTGGTTCAATTTGCTAAGCGGCCTCTGAAGGCGATTTACTTGGGAGGCGATGAGCTGACGGCCGAATTTGATGTATTGGACGCCGTTGGATTCTCGGCCGCCGTTCCAGGGCTTTTTCACTACGAGGTATGTCCTCAGGATGCTTCGATGCTTTCTTTGGTGCGTGAGATGATGCGCCAACATGGTGTGAGTCGTTTGATGGATGGCGGGTTTTCAGACAATCTCCCAGCCGCGGAAGCCAGGCGTTCGTTGGTGGATCCTTTTGTCTTGAGTCTGGACGGGTTTTCACCGAATTGGAAGCGTCATTGGATGTTTCTTCCGATGATGGCGATCGCGGCTGAGACCAGCAAAGAAGGGTACGAAGCCTCCGATTGTGTCATTGCGTATCATCGGGTGTTATCGCCCATGAAGGTCGTTCCATCTCCTCAAGACTTGCTGCGAGCCATTCAGCATGGACGCGCTGAAACCGAGCCTCATATTCCATTTTTGAAGAAAATGTTGCAGCCGCTCAAGAATCCCTGGAAAGAGACAGGAACGGGATTTTAA